A single genomic interval of Nitrososphaerales archaeon harbors:
- a CDS encoding amidohydrolase family protein, with the protein MPKKLLVKGGTVLTMDEKRRVMHDAAVAIEDGNIVEVGPTDKVSEGFGADEVIDAKGSVVMPGLICAHTHLYGIALRGSALDVKSPSDFLQILQRIWWPVDEKLTNADAYATTLAASIESLMNGTTCYADTYSAPNEIAGSLDHIARAVNEVGIRGIISFEATERRSADEGKRGLQENLRFIGKKNKGRASGMISLHASFTVSDELIMQGAEASAKYHVPLTIHVSEGPNDAYHNMERYGKRTVERLHDTGLLSSRAVLAHCVHLNEREIELISKASTSVAHNPMSNMLNAVGVMPLLEMIDHGINVGLGNDGYVFDMFENMRAAFLLQRVARRNPNRPSPQEVVEMCTVNAAKAYGLTSIGSIARGKRADIIVIRPSFTATPYTGSMYGYVVNGLGGSDVRDVVVDGEIVMRERRMVKIDVEKAEKQVLRTMEGMWRRLGASPHEAVEPLRPGGRRTAEEGAKQQE; encoded by the coding sequence TTGCCCAAGAAACTCCTAGTCAAAGGCGGTACAGTCCTAACGATGGACGAGAAGAGGAGGGTCATGCACGACGCTGCGGTCGCCATCGAAGACGGGAACATAGTCGAGGTCGGCCCCACGGACAAAGTGTCCGAGGGCTTTGGCGCTGACGAAGTGATAGACGCCAAAGGAAGCGTGGTGATGCCTGGGCTAATCTGTGCTCACACTCATTTGTACGGGATAGCTCTCAGAGGGTCTGCACTTGATGTAAAGTCGCCCTCAGACTTCTTGCAGATTCTCCAAAGGATTTGGTGGCCCGTAGATGAAAAGCTGACCAACGCAGATGCCTATGCAACGACGCTGGCTGCGAGCATTGAATCCCTGATGAATGGCACGACGTGCTATGCGGATACCTACTCCGCCCCCAACGAGATCGCTGGTTCCCTTGACCACATCGCAAGGGCCGTGAACGAGGTGGGTATCCGCGGGATTATCTCCTTTGAGGCAACCGAAAGAAGAAGCGCGGACGAGGGGAAAAGGGGCCTGCAGGAAAACCTTCGCTTCATCGGCAAGAAGAACAAAGGAAGAGCGTCGGGGATGATAAGCCTCCACGCATCGTTTACCGTTTCAGATGAGCTCATCATGCAGGGAGCTGAGGCAAGCGCAAAATACCACGTACCCCTAACGATACACGTCTCGGAAGGACCCAACGATGCCTACCATAACATGGAGCGATACGGAAAGAGGACCGTGGAAAGATTGCATGATACGGGTCTGCTTTCTTCAAGGGCGGTGCTGGCGCATTGCGTTCACCTCAACGAGCGAGAAATTGAGCTGATTAGCAAGGCCTCGACGAGCGTAGCCCATAACCCAATGAGCAACATGCTCAACGCCGTGGGGGTTATGCCTCTCCTAGAGATGATCGATCACGGAATCAACGTGGGCTTGGGAAATGATGGATATGTCTTCGACATGTTTGAGAACATGCGTGCGGCTTTCCTCCTGCAAAGAGTTGCAAGGAGGAATCCTAACAGGCCGTCTCCTCAAGAGGTTGTGGAGATGTGCACCGTCAACGCTGCAAAAGCGTACGGGCTTACCTCAATCGGATCGATCGCGCGAGGCAAGCGGGCTGACATCATCGTCATACGCCCGTCTTTCACGGCCACGCCATATACAGGCTCTATGTACGGTTACGTGGTGAACGGACTAGGAGGCTCGGACGTCAGAGACGTCGTCGTCGATGGTGAAATAGTCATGAGGGAAAGAAGGATGGTGAAGATTGACGTCGAGAAGGCAGAAAAACAAGTTCTAAGGACGATGGAGGGGATGTGGCGCAGGCTCGGAGCCTCGCCGCACGAAGCCGTTGAGCCTTTGCGACCGGGAGGACGGCGGACGGCTGAAGAAGGGGCAAAGCAACAGGAATGA
- a CDS encoding xanthine dehydrogenase family protein subunit M produces the protein MITLYDIDVESPRTLEEALQRINQTRRRVIAGGTDVVIQMKEGVLAERKLLNIYQLDELRYIRQDGESLRIGALTSLTDIAESREVRRFAPPLAQAAGTIGSIQVTNKGTIGGNLGNASPSGDCIPPLYALEGRVVVASLTGRREVPVRDFFRGYKQLNLRQNELITEINFKKMGDEEDGLFLKHTLRLGEACSVVSVCMWLRRGGRRAEFVDARIALGAVAPTVVRADRSEEILKHGILDERRIEDASQAVTGSISPITDVRGSAEYRREMAVNLTYRGLHEILARSIDRK, from the coding sequence TTGATTACCCTCTACGACATTGACGTGGAGAGCCCCAGAACGCTCGAAGAAGCGTTACAGAGGATAAACCAGACAAGACGCAGAGTCATCGCCGGAGGTACCGACGTTGTGATTCAGATGAAGGAGGGGGTCCTGGCGGAGAGGAAGCTGCTGAACATCTATCAGCTCGACGAGCTCAGATACATTCGACAGGATGGGGAGAGTCTTCGCATAGGCGCCCTTACCAGCCTCACAGACATAGCCGAGTCGCGGGAAGTAAGGAGATTCGCGCCGCCCCTCGCCCAAGCCGCGGGCACGATAGGATCGATACAGGTCACCAACAAGGGCACCATCGGAGGCAACCTGGGGAATGCCTCGCCCTCAGGCGACTGCATACCACCACTTTACGCGCTAGAAGGAAGGGTAGTCGTGGCCAGCCTGACGGGGAGACGGGAGGTACCGGTCAGGGATTTCTTCAGGGGTTACAAGCAGCTGAACCTGCGACAGAACGAACTGATCACCGAAATAAACTTCAAGAAAATGGGGGACGAAGAAGACGGTCTCTTTCTGAAACACACCCTCAGGCTCGGTGAGGCTTGCTCCGTAGTCAGCGTGTGTATGTGGCTCAGACGGGGTGGAAGGAGAGCAGAGTTCGTCGACGCCCGAATTGCCTTGGGGGCCGTGGCGCCGACTGTGGTAAGGGCGGACAGATCTGAGGAAATATTGAAGCATGGCATCCTCGACGAGCGTAGGATAGAGGATGCCTCACAGGCGGTGACCGGGTCCATTTCTCCGATAACGGATGTCAGGGGATCGGCCGAGTACAGGCGAGAGATGGCGGTCAACCTGACTTACCGAGGACTCCACGAAATCTTGGCCAGGAGCATCGACAGGAAATGA
- a CDS encoding xanthine dehydrogenase family protein molybdopterin-binding subunit: MSKEEFKWVGKPVPRRDAHEKASGATKYASDMSLPGMLWAGVLRSKHPHALIKRIDTSKAKALAGVAAVLTHEDVPGSNRYGVFLRDRPVLCDGEVRYEGDAVALVVAESVEKMDEALALIEVEYEPLPAVTDPLQALRPDSAKVHENGNVCRKTRISIGDVEAGSKRAAVVVENTYRAGSAIHAYLEPEAGVAYLDKEGRVNLVVGGQGPYKDRSEICETLGLPEERVRVVTPPVGGGFGGKDDVLVQLHLALAVLKTGRPVKMTWTREESCIAGLKRHPGIIKMKTAAESDGSLIANKVEIVYDTGAYAGLGPAVLDVAIENCSGPYRIPNIDVEATLVYTNNHVASAFRGFGAPQVMFAIESQMDILAERLGLDPIELRLRNALRKGDIGPFKNKLEGGVGIYEALEKARKHELWSNKTRYGSGDRPWVRRGVGVGAAIKGFTLGAVPDKGSAKIEVTGDGRFLVKVSTAEIGQGMTTVFAQIAAEALECNLDDVSVLCADTLQTPDTSVTSASRSTYLGGNAIILAARKMLDTFVELVGEEFNEPTGDLQAGSSEVVSMKTGRKISYTKIAEKIRSRALTAEFVGTFDVPRVEPIPGSLEIPHLFYMFSCALALVEVDTLTGAVKVIKLVCLPDAGRVINPQTFEGQIEGAAVQGVGYAIMEEAKIEGGLLKTSNFSTYLIPTVKDAPEIEVIAVESVENTGPYGAKGVGEIGLVPIAPAIINAIYNATGTRLYEIPATPERVYWALKRKVVPSVLTQGSSDTPVDSTYNSCVGSAPQSQGQA; the protein is encoded by the coding sequence ATGAGCAAAGAAGAATTCAAGTGGGTAGGCAAGCCCGTTCCGAGAAGGGATGCCCACGAGAAGGCCAGTGGTGCGACTAAGTACGCGTCAGACATGTCGTTGCCGGGGATGCTCTGGGCAGGGGTGCTCAGAAGCAAGCATCCTCATGCGCTGATTAAGAGAATAGACACTTCAAAGGCCAAGGCCCTCGCCGGCGTCGCGGCCGTTCTGACTCACGAGGACGTTCCGGGAAGCAACAGGTATGGAGTGTTCCTCCGCGACAGGCCGGTCCTATGTGACGGCGAAGTTCGCTATGAAGGAGACGCGGTGGCACTAGTCGTAGCGGAGAGCGTGGAGAAGATGGATGAGGCGCTAGCCCTGATAGAGGTTGAATACGAACCTCTTCCGGCTGTTACAGACCCCCTCCAAGCTCTCAGACCCGACTCGGCAAAAGTCCATGAAAACGGTAACGTGTGCAGAAAGACGAGAATATCGATTGGGGACGTGGAAGCAGGCTCCAAGAGAGCTGCTGTGGTGGTCGAGAATACATACCGCGCAGGCTCGGCGATACATGCTTACCTAGAGCCTGAGGCAGGAGTGGCCTATCTCGATAAGGAAGGAAGGGTGAACCTGGTGGTAGGAGGGCAGGGGCCCTACAAGGACAGGTCTGAGATATGTGAAACCCTGGGCCTCCCCGAAGAACGTGTCAGAGTGGTGACACCGCCAGTGGGAGGCGGCTTCGGCGGAAAGGATGACGTCCTGGTACAGCTTCATCTTGCTCTGGCGGTCCTCAAGACGGGAAGACCCGTGAAGATGACCTGGACCCGCGAGGAATCTTGCATAGCAGGCCTGAAGAGGCATCCTGGTATAATCAAAATGAAGACCGCGGCAGAATCTGACGGCTCACTAATCGCAAACAAGGTAGAGATAGTCTATGATACCGGAGCCTACGCAGGACTCGGCCCGGCCGTTCTGGACGTGGCCATAGAAAATTGTTCGGGTCCGTACAGAATCCCGAATATCGACGTTGAAGCAACGCTGGTCTACACCAATAATCACGTCGCGAGTGCCTTCAGGGGGTTCGGTGCCCCGCAGGTCATGTTTGCCATAGAGAGCCAGATGGACATTCTAGCGGAAAGGCTGGGTTTGGACCCCATAGAACTCAGACTCAGAAATGCCCTAAGAAAAGGAGACATTGGCCCATTCAAGAACAAGCTCGAAGGAGGGGTCGGAATCTACGAAGCATTGGAGAAAGCTAGGAAGCACGAGCTGTGGTCAAACAAAACGAGGTATGGGTCTGGCGACCGACCTTGGGTAAGACGAGGCGTAGGCGTCGGGGCCGCAATCAAGGGATTCACCTTGGGTGCCGTTCCTGACAAAGGGTCTGCGAAGATAGAAGTTACAGGAGACGGTAGGTTCTTGGTCAAGGTCAGCACCGCGGAGATCGGCCAAGGCATGACGACAGTCTTTGCCCAAATAGCCGCGGAAGCCCTAGAGTGCAATCTCGACGATGTATCCGTCCTCTGCGCAGATACGCTCCAAACGCCAGACACCAGCGTGACCTCCGCATCTAGGTCGACGTACCTCGGCGGCAACGCAATCATCTTGGCAGCAAGAAAGATGCTGGACACTTTCGTCGAATTAGTCGGGGAAGAATTCAACGAGCCAACGGGAGACCTGCAAGCCGGGTCGTCCGAGGTGGTCTCGATGAAGACGGGCAGGAAGATTTCCTACACCAAGATAGCCGAGAAGATAAGGTCCAGAGCGCTCACCGCGGAGTTCGTTGGGACATTTGACGTCCCGCGTGTCGAGCCAATCCCTGGTTCGTTGGAGATACCCCACCTATTCTACATGTTCTCCTGCGCCCTGGCCCTTGTTGAAGTTGACACGCTGACAGGCGCGGTCAAAGTAATCAAGCTCGTCTGTCTTCCCGATGCAGGGAGAGTCATCAATCCGCAGACGTTCGAGGGGCAAATAGAAGGAGCTGCTGTTCAAGGGGTTGGGTACGCAATCATGGAGGAAGCCAAGATAGAGGGAGGGTTGCTCAAGACATCCAACTTCTCGACATACCTCATACCTACCGTAAAGGATGCTCCGGAAATCGAGGTGATTGCCGTGGAATCCGTGGAGAACACAGGACCATACGGGGCGAAGGGAGTGGGTGAAATCGGGCTTGTACCAATCGCACCAGCGATAATAAACGCCATCTACAACGCCACGGGAACAAGGCTGTACGAGATTCCAGCTACCCCGGAAAGAGTCTACTGGGCTCTGAAAAGAAAGGTAGTTCCCAGTGTCTTGACGCAAGGGTCGTCCGACACCCCAGTTGATTCCACGTACAACTCGTGCGTGGGGTCCGCGCCGCAGAGTCAGGGTCAAGCGTGA
- a CDS encoding APC family permease, with amino-acid sequence MSEQKRQAAGPQTPSVFVREATGLVKNVSFFDSIAMNMSNMSVGALLGVIGISGLVPMFFSGADMSGVNLVLLSVIAFVVSFPQIAVYTIMSRRMPRTGGDYVWVSRVFGGPAGSILSFMGYTTETTAYLALIVLSTVFAVGSVGLFFTFNSALFGLAVPSNVTGAIPWAQFLVGAVIFAALIGVNIIRPKAGYRLVSVLTIFGFFALILAMAVLLSAGSSGVQNFINNGYMAVNGTNTYHVISSGYPGGFFNFGNTLFLLPLMAAFVYPWLNAAPAVASEIKGKSALRWNVPISAILVFVFVTGSLGVMYLVAGQAFTNGAYANPNLVYNYSFNFWTLAMGVSGNNIVAGLIGIGWILANVSVLAYGVIVISRYLLAQSFDRFLPSRISNVHPRFGSPVTALVISLVLTIVLVGLASFYYSGMSSLFGAIIASMIYFMFVGLAAAVWGLRKESGMSKAILVAAGIINFFVFGFLSYQFLANPGVWSLNSLTYTFVILTTISGAVIYFASKAYHKRRGVDISLAYKEIPPE; translated from the coding sequence TTGAGCGAGCAGAAGAGGCAAGCTGCGGGTCCTCAGACGCCATCTGTGTTCGTACGTGAAGCGACTGGTCTGGTCAAGAACGTCTCTTTCTTCGATAGCATCGCCATGAACATGAGCAATATGTCGGTAGGTGCATTGCTCGGTGTCATAGGAATCTCCGGCCTGGTTCCAATGTTCTTCTCTGGGGCGGACATGTCTGGCGTAAACCTTGTTCTTCTTTCGGTAATCGCGTTTGTTGTATCCTTCCCTCAGATAGCGGTCTACACCATAATGTCTCGGAGAATGCCTAGGACTGGTGGTGACTATGTCTGGGTGTCTAGAGTTTTTGGGGGCCCAGCAGGGAGCATCCTTTCCTTCATGGGCTACACGACAGAGACAACCGCGTATCTCGCCCTGATAGTGCTGTCTACCGTCTTTGCGGTAGGGTCAGTAGGGTTGTTCTTCACCTTCAACTCGGCTCTCTTCGGCCTCGCCGTCCCCAGCAATGTAACGGGGGCGATTCCCTGGGCTCAGTTTCTGGTGGGCGCCGTAATCTTCGCCGCCCTCATAGGAGTCAACATAATCAGGCCGAAAGCGGGCTACAGGCTCGTCTCTGTTCTCACGATCTTCGGATTCTTCGCTCTCATCCTCGCAATGGCAGTCCTGCTCAGTGCTGGGTCTAGCGGGGTCCAGAACTTCATTAACAACGGCTACATGGCCGTAAACGGGACGAACACCTACCATGTTATTTCGAGTGGTTATCCCGGTGGTTTCTTCAATTTCGGAAACACGCTCTTTCTGCTTCCATTGATGGCCGCCTTCGTATACCCGTGGCTCAACGCAGCGCCGGCCGTCGCCAGTGAGATCAAGGGCAAGTCCGCATTGAGGTGGAACGTCCCCATTTCCGCGATTCTGGTGTTCGTCTTTGTCACGGGGTCGCTTGGCGTTATGTACCTCGTGGCCGGTCAGGCGTTCACCAACGGGGCCTACGCCAATCCCAACCTAGTCTACAACTACTCGTTCAACTTCTGGACCTTGGCCATGGGTGTCTCCGGGAACAACATCGTGGCAGGTCTAATCGGCATCGGATGGATTCTCGCTAACGTGAGTGTGCTTGCCTACGGTGTAATAGTAATTTCGAGGTATCTGCTGGCTCAATCATTCGATAGATTCCTTCCATCTCGGATATCGAACGTGCATCCGAGGTTCGGTTCACCGGTAACTGCCTTAGTTATCTCTCTGGTCCTGACGATCGTGCTCGTGGGGCTGGCATCATTCTACTACTCGGGCATGTCAAGTCTGTTCGGAGCGATTATCGCCTCGATGATCTACTTCATGTTTGTAGGGCTGGCGGCGGCGGTCTGGGGTCTAAGAAAGGAGAGCGGCATGAGCAAGGCGATTCTGGTGGCCGCAGGAATCATCAACTTCTTCGTCTTCGGCTTCCTGTCGTACCAATTCCTCGCCAATCCGGGAGTGTGGTCCCTGAATTCCCTGACCTACACCTTCGTCATACTCACGACCATTTCTGGGGCAGTAATCTACTTCGCTTCCAAGGCATATCATAAGCGCAGAGGCGTGGACATTTCCTTGGCTTACAAGGAAATCCCGCCAGAATAG
- a CDS encoding LLM class flavin-dependent oxidoreductase yields MSTRGAASIDRLGLYLQDMHVREMVRYSQIAEQHGFESVWIAESRLARDAVVPVTAIATDTSRIKVGAGVINTWTRNAALIAQTFATLDELSDGRVLLGLGAWWDPLARKVGIERTKPLQCMMEYVQVIRRLFKAEEVNFAGEFVKMQGVRLDVLHGTGERARAIPIYVGGTGFKMLELAGEIADGVLLNYLVSPKYNEKALESIRRGAQKAGRKISEIDTPQLVACSMDEDPDKAIRLAKKHVTMTLGQQPHIAKASGVSEDLIEAVQERMGGWPAKPGGIERAAEIVPDDVVRMLTASGAPEDCRRKIKEYMDTGCKSPLLLPLSANVEYIVKSLA; encoded by the coding sequence TTGTCCACGAGGGGAGCCGCTTCTATAGACCGGCTGGGTCTCTATCTCCAAGACATGCATGTTAGGGAAATGGTTAGGTATTCTCAGATCGCAGAGCAACACGGATTCGAATCAGTGTGGATTGCGGAGTCCAGACTAGCAAGAGATGCTGTGGTGCCTGTGACGGCCATCGCTACTGACACGAGCAGGATCAAGGTGGGGGCGGGCGTCATCAATACTTGGACGAGGAACGCGGCACTGATTGCACAGACGTTCGCCACACTCGACGAGTTATCCGATGGTAGAGTCTTGCTTGGGCTAGGAGCGTGGTGGGATCCCCTGGCGCGGAAGGTTGGGATAGAGCGAACAAAGCCCCTTCAATGCATGATGGAGTACGTGCAGGTGATTAGGCGTCTGTTCAAGGCGGAAGAGGTGAACTTCGCAGGAGAATTCGTCAAGATGCAGGGAGTAAGACTTGATGTTCTTCATGGAACCGGAGAGAGAGCGAGAGCAATCCCGATATACGTGGGAGGAACAGGTTTCAAGATGCTAGAACTCGCAGGAGAAATCGCTGACGGGGTGCTACTAAACTACTTGGTGTCTCCAAAATACAACGAAAAGGCTCTTGAGAGCATTAGGCGCGGAGCTCAAAAGGCTGGCAGGAAGATAAGCGAAATAGACACCCCCCAGCTCGTAGCATGCTCCATGGATGAGGACCCCGACAAGGCGATAAGGCTCGCCAAGAAGCACGTCACCATGACCCTTGGGCAGCAGCCTCATATCGCGAAAGCAAGCGGAGTTAGTGAAGACCTCATCGAAGCAGTCCAGGAAAGGATGGGAGGCTGGCCAGCTAAACCTGGGGGCATCGAACGTGCCGCGGAAATAGTGCCTGATGATGTTGTTCGCATGCTTACCGCCTCCGGCGCGCCTGAAGATTGTAGGCGGAAGATCAAGGAGTATATGGATACGGGATGCAAGTCTCCCCTCCTTCTCCCACTGAGTGCCAACGTTGAGTATATTGTCAAGTCGCTTGCGTAG
- the cysK gene encoding cysteine synthase A, with the protein MTSGSGAILDAIGNTPIVKLAKIPSAEGIRSEIYAKLEFFNPTESLKDRIYKEMIQGAINRGELRPGMEILEASTGNAGIACTFVGTLLGYKVTIVMPEGMSDERKKLIKAFGGDLILTPGGESDVDLCLKKVEALMKRNSGRYWFPDQFSNPDNPSAHYKTTGAEIWSQLGGKVDCFIASQGTGGALTGVGRFLRERNPQVRLYAVEPSEAPILSQRKWGTHKIEGIGDGFVPKNLDLGLLNGVITVSSSEAIGMTRRLTREEGIFCGISSGCNVAAAIKVLKKHPEIRRLVTMINDSGSRYLSTEVFGVKKEKLRVTRRKHELDQYSLEQLERHQSRFEIVT; encoded by the coding sequence TTGACAAGTGGTAGCGGTGCCATCCTTGACGCCATCGGGAACACACCGATTGTAAAGCTCGCGAAGATACCTTCCGCAGAGGGAATAAGATCGGAAATCTATGCAAAGCTGGAGTTCTTCAACCCCACCGAAAGCCTGAAGGACAGAATCTACAAGGAAATGATCCAAGGAGCCATAAACAGAGGGGAACTCAGGCCCGGAATGGAGATTCTGGAGGCTTCGACTGGAAACGCCGGGATCGCGTGCACCTTTGTCGGCACTCTGCTCGGATACAAGGTGACCATCGTCATGCCCGAGGGGATGAGTGACGAACGGAAGAAACTCATCAAAGCCTTTGGTGGAGACCTGATTCTTACACCGGGCGGTGAAAGCGATGTGGACCTGTGCCTCAAGAAGGTAGAGGCGCTCATGAAAAGAAACAGTGGCAGGTACTGGTTTCCCGATCAGTTTTCCAATCCCGACAATCCTTCAGCCCACTACAAGACGACAGGGGCGGAAATCTGGAGCCAACTGGGCGGAAAGGTTGATTGTTTCATCGCGTCGCAGGGAACAGGTGGAGCACTGACAGGAGTCGGAAGGTTCCTCAGGGAGAGGAACCCGCAGGTCAGGCTCTACGCGGTCGAACCATCGGAGGCACCCATCCTTTCTCAACGCAAATGGGGAACCCACAAGATCGAGGGGATAGGCGATGGATTCGTTCCGAAGAATCTCGACCTAGGTCTGTTGAACGGCGTGATAACGGTGTCGTCCAGCGAGGCCATCGGGATGACCCGTCGGCTTACGAGAGAAGAGGGAATATTCTGCGGCATATCTTCGGGATGCAACGTGGCCGCGGCCATCAAGGTTCTCAAGAAGCATCCGGAGATACGGAGACTCGTAACCATGATAAACGACTCGGGTAGCAGGTATCTCTCCACAGAAGTATTCGGAGTAAAGAAGGAGAAACTTAGAGTAACTCGCAGAAAGCACGAGCTCGACCAATACAGCCTGGAACAGCTTGAGAGACACCAGTCAAGGTTTGAAATCGTAACCTAG
- a CDS encoding (2Fe-2S)-binding protein, with amino-acid sequence MELKEYSFKLNDKPVVVEAPPAYTLLEVLRGILNLTGTKNGCSKGECGACTVMINGKAVHSCLTIMEQVQGAEVITIEGLAKDPLSEAILRRFVEEGAVQCGYCTPGIVMASKALLAKNPRPSVDETKEALRGNLCRCTGYTKVVKAVARGVEFG; translated from the coding sequence TTGGAATTGAAAGAATATTCTTTCAAACTCAACGACAAACCTGTTGTGGTAGAGGCGCCGCCCGCATACACGCTGCTTGAAGTCCTGAGGGGCATCCTCAATCTCACTGGAACCAAGAATGGTTGCAGCAAGGGAGAGTGTGGCGCTTGCACCGTGATGATAAACGGCAAGGCGGTTCATTCATGCCTCACAATAATGGAGCAGGTGCAGGGCGCCGAGGTAATCACAATCGAGGGCTTGGCCAAAGACCCACTGTCGGAAGCGATTCTGAGGAGGTTTGTGGAGGAGGGAGCTGTCCAGTGTGGCTATTGCACCCCTGGAATAGTAATGGCATCGAAGGCCCTGCTGGCCAAAAATCCACGACCAAGTGTTGACGAAACCAAGGAAGCTCTGAGGGGAAACCTATGCAGATGCACTGGGTATACCAAGGTCGTAAAGGCAGTCGCGAGAGGAGTTGAATTCGGTTGA
- the thrC gene encoding threonine synthase yields MYVKKLVCSRCGKEYRPEDNPLLCERRDLGRLDIIYDYRAISGKVTRATLESRKLRDVWRYEELLPVSSKFAVKLGEGGTPLIHARRLGEKLAMGNLFLKDETRNPTASFKDRAMAVGLAKAIELRKEDVVIASSGNAAASLAAYSAAAGIRCHAFVPHDASKGKVAQLLMYGAAIVRCKQVKEGEDSTVQSMIEAADRFGYYPCPSFGPFNPYQVEGPKTIVYELYEQRGWANIDIILVPTGSGCLLTGIWKGLEDFKRLGLIESLPRLVAVQPEGNSALVKAIEGGLGFGQIVLEAYPKSIASGLLDPYPWDGDAAMAAVKSTNGAGVFVSDEEIMQAMKDLAAYEGVFAEASGAAGLAGLKKMMTDRVVEKNGNVVVLVTGSGLKEPDRIIEMHPEPLLV; encoded by the coding sequence GTGTACGTAAAGAAGCTAGTCTGCTCGAGATGCGGCAAAGAGTACCGGCCAGAAGACAACCCTCTCCTGTGCGAAAGAAGAGATCTTGGGCGGCTGGACATAATCTACGACTACCGCGCCATCTCAGGCAAGGTGACTCGCGCCACGCTGGAATCAAGAAAGTTGAGAGATGTATGGCGTTATGAGGAGCTACTGCCTGTATCCTCAAAATTCGCCGTCAAGCTGGGAGAGGGCGGAACACCTCTCATCCACGCAAGGAGGCTTGGCGAGAAGCTTGCAATGGGAAACTTGTTCCTAAAAGACGAGACAAGAAACCCCACAGCCTCTTTCAAGGACAGGGCCATGGCCGTCGGCTTGGCAAAAGCGATCGAACTCCGGAAAGAGGACGTGGTGATAGCCTCAAGCGGCAACGCTGCGGCATCATTGGCCGCCTATTCTGCAGCCGCCGGCATAAGATGCCATGCCTTCGTCCCCCACGACGCATCCAAAGGCAAAGTGGCCCAGCTTCTCATGTATGGAGCGGCCATCGTTCGCTGCAAACAAGTGAAGGAGGGAGAGGATTCCACAGTGCAGTCGATGATCGAAGCCGCGGATAGATTCGGGTACTACCCATGCCCAAGCTTCGGGCCCTTCAATCCATATCAAGTAGAGGGGCCAAAGACGATAGTCTACGAACTCTACGAGCAGCGAGGGTGGGCGAATATCGACATAATCCTCGTCCCCACAGGGTCTGGCTGCCTTCTGACAGGCATATGGAAAGGCCTCGAAGATTTCAAGAGACTAGGCTTGATCGAATCCCTTCCGCGCCTCGTCGCGGTCCAGCCCGAAGGAAACAGCGCCCTTGTCAAGGCTATCGAGGGAGGCCTGGGATTCGGTCAAATAGTTCTGGAGGCCTATCCGAAGTCCATCGCGTCCGGCCTTCTAGACCCCTATCCATGGGATGGAGATGCGGCTATGGCGGCGGTCAAGAGCACGAACGGCGCGGGTGTCTTCGTGAGCGACGAAGAGATTATGCAGGCTATGAAGGACTTGGCAGCCTATGAGGGGGTATTCGCGGAGGCTTCGGGGGCCGCTGGTCTTGCAGGACTGAAAAAGATGATGACAGACAGGGTTGTCGAAAAGAATGGCAACGTAGTTGTCCTAGTCACAGGCTCGGGTCTGAAGGAACCAGACAGAATAATCGAGATGCACCCTGAGCCCCTCCTCGTCTAA